The following proteins are encoded in a genomic region of Solea senegalensis isolate Sse05_10M linkage group LG5, IFAPA_SoseM_1, whole genome shotgun sequence:
- the ep400 gene encoding E1A-binding protein p400 isoform X1, which produces MHHGSGSHNMQRHLQRSKSVSGSEAEEQQQQQPNMAATQQQATVNHPQSPVTTFSSSASPSAPQSPNYQIIMSRSPVTGQNVNITLQNVGQMVTGNQQITLTPLPIQNPASPGFQHTTPQWRFEHAPSSYIQVTSPVPQPMQPQSPTQHSPVPLQGVTRAGAPTATLGVCGQSPTRFVEAGMLVRQISLSSPSASGHFVYQEGTGLTQIAPATPGQVQLASAGAPGSVRERRLSQPHSQTGGTIHHLGPQSPVATGATLPTLGSPGHITTSNLPPQISSIIQGQLARPMIFEKTQQGVVGGVGTTTTATFTIPSSNPPSSPSLTSPSQGMSSNPLALTSIAVGTVKKHAPRKLEEISPSTPEIAQLRKQCLEHHNKKMESLKEVFKEYLIELFFLQHLQGNMMDYLAFKKKPCVPLYTYLRQNDLDIEDEEEEEEQSEVINDEVKVVTGKDGQAVTPVAIATQLPPNVSAAFSVQQQFQGHQGAPGTITNPGDMDAFKRQQAMVQAGGMPPTPPVVQIAGQKQTQPQYDPSKGPPVQNAASLHTPPPQLPSRLPQVGLPMAGLPMTLSQQAQLVENTTQACGQLQPQVKIQASGPVLATVNPHAQLQAQLQQQMQPGLHLQLQPQQQQPQAILQTGQATVALARPGAESNQPVQRIMTNSISMTSIPPAPLSTTNCVTTPHTATPLRPLASNINPSTQSKLTGTNGITTVKTSGFPPLQSSQEGSQEKQVEQAKLESQVHQRISELRKEGQWSASRLPKLVEASRPKSHWDYLLEEMQWMAADFAQERRWKEAAAKKLVRTCARHHQEQKKNEERSKKEREIHLRHIASTIAREVEFFWSNIEQVVEIKLQFEIYEKRLKALSLQKALAKVPSQSTATIKEEVVTSNRKRKSSLSLFGVDGCDEESTIEEQEAMEGETDHKSELVDLARNAEMPLDALMKQYAGAYVDGFQWPQPSHHSDDDGMQETEAVESPLRSPPEAVRIDSLLSVDQYRGVDKASSCDTSGKPARDIAEVAAATELILPKGSFRTTSSSRSSAPFLLHGALREYQQIGVDWLVNLHKKHLNGILADETGLGKTVQTVAYMAHLAGQEGIWGPHLVVVRTCKLLNWEVEFKRWCPGLKILLYLGNKRERRSKRMWWGEANSFHVCVTSYKLLMKDQSHFLKRRWKHLVLDEVQLIKNMTEKHWETVFALRSEQRILLINTPLQNTLKELWTMIHFLLPGITRPYADFPVKAGTDQNQDYCHKLVIRLHRVIQPFILRRSKRDVEKQLPKKYEHILKCRLSNRQKYLYEDILTQPGAQEALKTGHFVSVLQVLMQLQRVCNHPQLVAPRESSSSYFCSALQYNVPSLVLGALQKNATETANMSIFNLINNENTLTRYQTEEVVPKLKVTQQLIEEIYTGPDPPARPKQCPIKPMRLFQPVQYGTKPEGRTAAIPSVTNSSVTTSTSVSTTSQSAQSRGKSPVTNATTTTTSHAVGTASQRAQTTPPVSSSSSNTAASSVASSGNSGVGQHVLGAAPVALGQTLAGTVVGSMAPISQPGLAQVPRPALAPSHAIQPSLLSQRLVLTSQAQARLPSGDVVKIAQLANITGSQNRISQPETPVTLQFQGNKFTLSPSQLRQLTTGQPLQLQGTLGNILQIVSAPGQQIIRPQGSMVMQTIPQAIPASNASSSPGAPHAAMTTAQQALGGTTNANSAPNKVTTAAHAGSHVSSEEKTQQLKERLSRLFEANERRCSRRVLYGSDLLQACTLSSEPGHHSLMSGGWRWVGRESCLRAQRTCVATTSTLQSTLLSVEDRLEAANSLIKRLVCVVPPAVAQPPHLYAANPPVSYSLGQKSLQRRLQAASAPHSADIHHLTPQRLFHFPDLQLMQMDSGKLEALAILLQKLRSESRRVLILTQMVKMLDILEAFLDYRQLTYVRLDESFTPNERQENMKKFNKNRQVFCSILTNRCCSAVGTVFDADTIIFYDTDLNPSMDARTQEWCDKIGRSKDIHIYRLESGNSIEEKLLKNGTKDLIREVAAQGMDYTLAFLTQRTIQDLFEVEAGSGEKVEEFVVLHQEPSASEAISPRVARPYIQALHSINLDALPEDKEQQQQKEEETLAGKELAEDSQETESQTKEEPAQIEELNAVMEQLTPIERYALHYLEYLHISDDETALKERLECSKKGWELQQLQKLREEEEERQLMEGDDLFTYTREDAYNMEYVFDADDGHTEIMPLWTPPTPPQDDNDIYIDSVMMLMYDTSPMPESKLPPIYVRKEHKRLKMDPSAAARKKKKGHGETVTHPRSLFEKASMLKVRREVKDQKKNFSLKQQAPFAKPLPSLVKPAMEAGQDNPEWLISEDWALLQAVEQLLDLPLNLSIVSPAHTPNWDLVSDVVNSCSRIYRSPKQCRNRYENVIIPREEGKLVYEANPKKKTKSIYKSKNSRPLRTYQIYTQDDNANHMQLYNSRFELMKIIASKRSPPIKPLLGMNPFQKNPKHASVLAESGISYDKPLPPIQVASQRAERIAKEKKALAEQQKAQQLAQQQQTGTPQTQAVPGQAQAAAAGQAQAQVAQTATVTGAAAVPNAAILAGAIKNATVGTTIQAATVGGNVIVNTVAGVPPSPFQANKRLASPVIPGTLSPASAAGAQVVHAQQRTVTAAAAPAEVVTIATGQGVRAVTPVTASAVVSTTLSPVQSQTRPLVTQVTPATGMQLSQGKPLTPAHLQMLRQQHLQQQQQQQQAASPQMKAVSKPQMQKHKLQLQQQQQQVAAAVAAAQGQQAAGTQQSAQVQPAQAAQATPQLAAVAATRPGAVLTGTTVQVARLTRVPTQVQSQAGQTAQVTLTKPPVVSVPAVVSSASVTTLPVTVAGISVAIGQPQKAGGPVLTPSFPQMQVQQLLQMKKQQQAAAVQAAAAAQQKAGQAQQGQATVQQKQVTVQAAQAAQQPQQKVTYATTTQLTPGIKTQFFTASLTQAQKSAGTQQIQVAKLPQIVQQQSTVANIQQIVSSPQQIQPQTVTLTQAATSAPAQVQMIPPGAAQVVQQKIIQQQVVTTAASPQIQTPPPHSPAQQQTAPSAAESPAQQPTKGQARQGGIRAKTPAKPSGGSG; this is translated from the exons ATGCACCATGGAAGTGGATCACACAATATGCAACGACACCTCCAGAGATCCAAGTCTGTCAGTGGGTCTGAAgcagaggaacagcagcagcagcagccaaacaTGGCAGCAACGCAACAGCAAGCTACAGTTAACCACCCTCAGTCACCTGTGACAACATTTTCCTCATCTGCCAGCCCCTCAGCCCCCCAATCACCCAATTATCAGATAATCATGAGTCGTAGCCCAGTCACTGGCCAGAATGTGAACATCACTTTACAAAATGTTGGCCAGATGGTGACTGGTAACCAGCAAATCACCCTAACCCCACTCCCTATCCAGAACCCAGCATCCCCCGGCTTCCAGCATACTACACCTCAGTGGAGGTTTGAGCATGCCCCGTCCTCCTACATCCAGGTCACCTCACCTGTTCCCCAACCAATGCAGCCCCAAAGTCCCACCCAGCATAGTCCAGTTCCCCTGCAAGGTGTTACAAGGGCAGGAGCACCTACTGCAACACtgggtgtgtgtggacagagtcCAACACGATTTGTTGAAGCTGGTATGTTAGTGCGACAAATCAGTTTAAGCAGTCCCTCGGCAAGTGGCCACTTTGTTTACCAAGAGGGAACGGGACTGACCCAGATTGCCCCAGCCACACCTGGCCAGGTACAGCTGGCCTCTGCTGGAGCACCAGGCTCTGTGAGGGAACGTCGACTCTCTCAGCCCCACTCACAGACTGGAGGCACCATTCACCACCTTGGGCCTCAAAGTCCAGTGGCCACTGGTGCCACACTCCCCACTCTGGGCAGCCCTGGCCACATCACCACTTCCAACCTACCTCCGCAAATCAGCAGTATCATTCAAGGACAACTGGCACGGCCTATGATATTTGAGAAGACGCAACAGGGTGTGGTAGGTGGAGTAGGAACCACCACCACTGCAACTTTCACTATACCCTCCTCCAATCCACCGTCTAGCCCTTCCTTGACCAGTCCATCTCAAGGGATGTCCAGCAACCCTCTTGCACTCACCAGCATTGCAGTAGGCACTGTGAAAAAACACGCTCCCAGGAAGTTAGAGGAAATTTCTCCTTCCACACCAGAGATTGCCCAGCTGAGAAAACAGTGCTTGGAGCACCACAATAAGAAGATGGAGAGTTTAAAGGAAGTGTTCAAAGAATATCTGATTGAGCTTTTCTTTCTGCAGCACCTCCAAGGGAACATGATGGACTATTTGGCTTTTAAGAAGAAGCCATGTGTTCCCTTGTATACTTACTTGAGACAGAATGACTTGGACAttgaagatgaagaggaagaagaagaacagtcTGAGGTCATTAATGATGAG GTGAAGGTTGTTACAGGAAAGGATGGCCAAGCAGTAACACcagttgccatagcaacacagCTTCCCCCCAATGTTTCTGCAGCTTTTTCTGTCCAGCAGCAGTTTCAG GGACATCAAGGGGCTCCTGGCACTATCACAAACCCTGGAGATATGGATGCCTTTAAGAGGCAACAGGCAATGGTGCAAGCAG GCGGGATGCCGCCTACTCCTCCAGTGGTCCAGATTGCAGGACAGAAGCAGACTCAACCGCAGTACGATCCTTCCAAAGGACCTCCAGTGCAGAATGCAGCCAGCCTGCACACCCCTCCACCCCAGCTGCCCAGCAGGTTGCCCCAAGTTGGCCTCCCTATGGCAGGGCTGCCCATGACACTCTCTCAGCAGGCTCAGTTGGTGGAGAATACGACTCAAGCTTGTGGCCAGCTTCAGCCACAGGTGAAGATCCAGGCAAGTGGTCCTGTCCTGGCTACAGTAAACCCACATGCACAGCTCCAGGCccaactgcagcagcagatgcagccAGGTCTTCATCTTCAGCTGCAACCCCAGCAGCAACAACCACAGGCCATTCTACAGACAGGACAAGCA ACGGTGGCACTTGCTCGCCCAGGTGCAGAGTCCAACCAGCCAGTTCAGAGGATTATGACCAACTCAATATCCATGACGTCTATTCCACCTGCTCCCCTCTCTACTACCAACTGTGTTACAACCCCCCATACTGCAACTCCTCTCCGTCCTCTTGCCTCTAACATCAACCCAAGCACCCAGTCCAAACTAACAGGCACCAATGGTATTACCACTGTTAAAACCAGTGGCTTTCCACCTTTGCAGTCCTCACAGGAGGGTTCTCAGGAAAAGCAAGTTGAACAAGCCAAACTC GAGAGTCAAGTTCATCAGCGTATCTCTGAGCTGAGGAAGGAGGGCCAGTGGTCAGCCAGTAGACTCCCCAAGCTTGTGGAAGCCTCGCGTCCAAAGTCCCACTGGGACTATCTCCTGGAGGAGATGCAGTGGATGGCAGCTGACTTTGCCCAGGAGAGAAGATGGAAAGAGGCTGCTGCTAAGAAG ctTGTTCGCACATGTGCCCGTCATCATCAagagcagaagaaaaatgaagagaggtcaaagaaagaaagggaaatacaTCTTCGGCACATTGCCAGCACAATTGCCAGAGAGGTGGAATTTTTTTGGTCAAACATTGAGCAg GTTGTGGAAATAAAACTCCAGTTTGAAATTTATGAAAAGAGGCTCAAAGCACTCAGCTTACAAAAAGCCTTAGCCAAAG TACCCAGTCAGTCAACAGCCACCATTAAAGAG GAGGTGGTCACTtcaaacagaaagagaaaatcaAGTTTGTCCTTGTTTGGTGTAGACG gCTGCGATGAAGAGAGCACCATAGAGGAACAGGAGGCAATGGAAGGGGAAACGGACCACAAATCAGAATTGGTTGACCTTGCAAGAAATG CCGAGATGCCTCTTGATGCTTTGATGAAGCAGTATGCCGGTGCTTATGTTGATGGCTTTCAGTGGCCTCAGCCGAGTCATcatagtgatgatgatggcaTGCAAGAGACTGAAG cagtgGAGAGTCCTTTGCGGAGTCCCCCTGAAGCAGTGAGGATTGACTCGCTGCTAAGCGTGGACCAATACCGCGGTGTTGACAAAGCTAGTTCCTGTGACACCAGTGGGAAGCCTGCCAGAGACATAGCTGAAGTGGCTGCTGCAACAGAACTCATCCTGCCCAAGGGCAGCTTCAGGACCACTTCTTCA TCCCGCAGCTCAGCTCCTTTTCTACTGCATGGAGCACTGCGAGAGTATCAGCAAATTGGTGTCGACTGGCTGGTAAACCTTCACAAGAAACACCTCAATGGCATTCTGGCAGATGAGACTGGACTTGGCAAGACTGTACAGACGGTAGCCTACATGGCTCACTTAGCTGGTCAAGAGG GAATCTGGGGACCCCACCTTGTTGTTGTGAGGACATGCAAGTTGCTAAATTGGGAGGTGGAGTTCAAGCGCTGGTGCCCTGGACTAAAGATCCTCCTGTACCTTGGCAACAAGAGGGAGCGCAGATCTAAGAGAATG TGGTGGGGTGAAGCCAACAGTTTCCACGTATGTGTGACATCCTACAAACTGCTGATGAAAGACCAGAGCCATTTCCTTAAGAGGAGGTGGAAGCACTTGGTCTTGGATGAGGTGCAGCTcataaaaaacatgactgagaaaCACTGGGAAACAGTTTTTGCTCTCAGAAG TGAGCAGAGGATTCTTCTCATCAACACTCCTCTACAGAATACTCTAAAGGAGCTGTGGACTATGATCCACTTTCTTTTGCCAGGAATCACCCGGCCATATGCTGACTTCCCTGTTAAGGCAGGCACAGACCAGAACCAGGACTACTGCCACAAACTGGTCATCCGCCTGCACAGG GTGATCCAGCCTTTCATTTTGAGACGCTCCAAAAGGGACGTGGAAAAACAGCTGCCCAAGAAGTATGAGCACATCCTCAAGTGCCGTCTCTCTAACAGACAGAAGTATCTTTACGAGGATATCCTCACCCAACCAGG aGCTCAGGAAGCACTGAAGACTGGCCATTTTGTGAGTGTTCTTCAGGTCTTGATGCAGTTGCAGCGAGTGTGTAACCACCCTCAGCTGGTGGCACCCAGAGAAAGCAGCAGCTCCTATTTCTGCTCCGCTCTGCAGTACAATGTCCCATCTCTGGTGCTCGGAGCTCTTCAGAAAAACGCCACTGAG ACTGCAAACATGTCCATATTTAATCTGATTAATAATGAGAACACACTGACGAGGTATCAGACGGAGGAGGTGGTGCCCAAACTGAAGGTCACTCAGCAGCTCATAGAGGAGATATACACTGGTCCAGATCCACCAGCACGTCCTAAGCAATGCCCAATAAAACCTATGAG ATTATTCCAGCCAGTACAGTACGGGACAAAGCCCGAAGGTCGTACGGCGGCCATTCCAAGTGTAACAAATTCCTCTGTTACTACTAGTACCTCGGTCTCCACCACCAGCCAGTCAGCCCAGAGCAGAGGCAAATCTCCTGTCACTAATGCAACTACTACCACCACTTCTCATG CGGTTGGAACGGCTTCTCAGAGAGCCCAGACCACCCCtcctgtcagcagcagcagcagcaacactgccGCCTCCAGTGTAGCCTCATCTGGGAACAGTGGTGTTGGACAGCATGTGTTGGGGGCTGCCCCTGTGGCTTTGGGCCAGACCTTAGCTGGCACAGTTGTGGGATCCATGGCTCCCATCAGCCAGCCTGGATTAGCACAGGTTCCCAGGCCAGCTCTAGCCCCCAGCCATGCCATCCAGCCAAGCTTACTATCCCAGAGGCTGGTTCTTACATCCCAGGCCCAGGCACGGTTGCCTA GTGGCGATGTGGTGAAGATAGCTCAGCTGGCTAACATAACCGGCAGTCAGAATCGCATCTCCCAGCCAGAGACGCCCGTGACTTTGCAGTTTCAGGGAAACAAGTTCACTTTGTCGCCCAGCCAGCTTCGCCAGCTCACCACTGGACAGCCTTTGCAGCTCCAAGGTACACTCG GAAACATCTTGCAGATTGTATCGGCTCCAGGTCAGCAGATCATTAGGCCCCAGGGATCCATGGTGATGCAAACAATACCACAAGCTATTCCTGCTTCCAATGCTTCATCATCACCTGGCGCACCTCATGCTGCAATGACAACAGCACAACAAG catTGGGGGGGACAACAAATGCAAATTCTGCCCCCAACAAGGTCACAACTGCAGCTCACGCTGGTTCTCAC GTTTCCTCAGAAGAAAAGACTCAGCAGTTAAAGGAGCGCTTGAGTCGTCTGTTTGAAGCAAATGAGCGACGCTGTAGTCGCAGAGTATTGTACGGCTCAGACCTGCTCCAGGCATGCACTTTGAGCTCAGAGCCTGGTCACCATTCGTTGATGTCAGGAGGCTGGAGGTGGGTGGGCAGAGAGAGCTGCCTCAGGGCTCAGAGAACCTGTGTGGCTACCACCTCGACACTGCAGtccactctgctctctgtggagGATCGCTTGGAGGCGGCCAACAGCCTAATCAAAAG GCTGGTTTGTGTGGTGCCTCCAGCTGTAGCACAACCTCCTCACCTGTATGCAGCCAATCCCCCGGTTTCCTACAGCCTTGGGCAGAAGTCCCTTCAGCGTCGGTTACAAGCCGCCTCTGCACCCCACAGTGCTGACATCCATCACTTGACACCCCAACGTCTCTTCCATTTTCCTGATCTGCAGCTAATGCAAATGGACTCAG GTAAACTGGAAGCACTTGCCATTCTGCTGCAGAAGCTTCGGTCAGAGAGCCGCCGTGTCCTCATCCTAACACAGATGGTGAAGATGCTTGACATCCTGGAGGCCTTCCTAGATTACAGACAGCTCACATATGTGCGGCTTGATGAAAGCTTTACTCCTAATGAACGACAG GAGAATATGAAGAAGTTTAACAAGAACAGGCAGGTTTTCTGCAGCATCCTGACTAACCGCTGCTGCTCTGCAGTCGGGACTGTGTTTGATGCCGATACCATCATCTTCTATGACACAGACCTCAATCCCAGCATGGACGCCCGCACCCAGGAGTGGTGTGACAAAATAGGCCGTTCCAaggacatacatatatacag GTTGGAGAGTGGAAACTCCATCGAAGAGAAGTTGCTGAAGAATGGCACCAAGGACTTGATCAGAGAGGTTGCTGCCCAGGGCATGGACTACACCTTGGCCTTCCTCACACAA CGGACAATCCAGGATCTGTTTGAGGTGGAGGCAGGATCAGGGGAGAAAGTGGAAGAGTTTGTGGTTCTTCACCAAGAGCCATCAGCCTCTGAGGCCATTTCCCCCAGAGTGGCTCGACCCTACATCCAGGCTCTCCACAGCATAAACCTGGATGCTTTGCCAGAGGACaaggagcagcaacagcagaaggaggaggagacgttAGCGGGCAAAGAATTAGCAGAGGATAGTCAGGAAACAGAGAGCCAAACTAAAGAGGAGCCTGCTCAGATTGAAGAGTTAAATGCAGTCATGGAACAG CTCACACCAATCGAGAGGTATGCCCTCCATTACCTGGAGTATCTCCacatcagtgatgatgaaacTGCTCTTAAG GAGCGGTTGGAGTGCTCTAAGAAAGGCtgggagctgcagcagctgcagaagcttagggaggaggaagaggagcggcAGTTGATGGAGGGAGATGATCTTTTCACCTACACCAGAGAGGATGCCTACAACATG GAGTATGTATTTGATGCAGATGATGGTCATACAGAAATCATGCCG CTCTGGACTCCCCCGACACCACCACAGGACGACAATGACATTTACATTGACTCTGTAATGATGCTGATGTATGACACCTCACCCATGCCAGAGTCCAAACTGCCTCCTATCTACGTCCGCAAGGAACACAAGAGACTCAAGATGGACCCATCAG cagcagccagaaagaagaagaaaggtcATGGGGAGACGGTCACTCATCCACGGTCCCTTTTCGAAAAGGCCAGCATGCTGAAAGTTCGCCGCGAGGTCAAGGACCAGAAAAAGAACTTCTCCCTCAAACAACAGGCACCTTTTGCCAAGCCCTTACCTTCACTTGTTAAACCGGCCATGGAGGCTGGCCAGGACAACCCTGAGTGGCTCATCAGTGAGGACTGGGCTCTGCTTCAG GCTGTGGAGCAGCTACTGGATCTGCCACTGAACCTGTCAATCGTGTCACCCGCCCACACTCCTAACTGGGATCTGGTCAGTGATGTGGTGAACTCCTGCAGCCGCATCTACCGCTCGCCAAAGCAGTGCCGCAACCGCTATGAGAATGTCATTATTCCCAGAGAAGAGGGCAAG TTGGTGTATGAGGCAAACCCCAAGAAGAAAACCAAGAGCATATACAAG tcCAAGAACAGTCGTCCTCTAAGAACCTATCAGATCTACACACAGGATGACAATGCCAACCACATGCAGCTCTACAACAGTCGCTTTGAACTCATGAAGATCATTGCCAGCAAGAGGAGTCCACCAATAAAACCACT GCTCGGAATGAATCCGTTCCAGAAGAATCCCAAGCATGCATCCGTCTTGGCAGAAag TGGGATCAGCTACGACAAGCCCCTACCACCCATCCAGGTTGCATCTCAACGTGCTGAAAGAATTGCAAAGGAGAAGAAG GCCCTTGCAGAGCAGCAGAAGGCTCAGCAGTtggcccagcagcagcagactggaACTCCTCAGACTCAGGCAGTGCCCGGCCAAGcccaggctgctgctgcaggccaGGCCCAGGCTCAGGTCGCACAGACTGCTACGGTGACCGGAGCCGCTGCTGTTCCTAATGCAGCTATTCTG GCCGGTGCTATTAAAAATGCCACTGTAGGCACGACCATCCAGGCTG CCACTGTAGGGGGAAATGTGATTGTGAACACTGTGGCTGGCGTTCCTCCAAGTCCCTTCCAGGCCAACAAACGCCTGGCATCTCCAGTCATACCAGGCACCCTGTCT CCTGCCAGTGCTGCTGGAGCTCAGGTGGTCCACGCCCAACAGAGGACCGTCACGGCTGCTGCTGCGCCTGCCGAAGTGGTCACCATAGCTACAGGCCAGGGTGTCCGAGCGGTTACCCCAGTAACGGCCTCTGCAGTCGTTTCTACCACCCTGAGCCCGGTGCAGTCCCAGACTCGCCCACTAGTCACTCAGGTCACACCAG CCACAGGTATGCAGCTGTCACAGGGAAAGCCTCTCACTCCCGCCCACCTGCAGATGCTCCGACAGCAACACttgcagcaacaacagcagcagcagcaggctgctTCCCCACAAATGAAAGCAGTAAGCAAACCTCAG ATGCAAAAGCATAaactgcagctccagcagcagcagcagcaggtggctgCAGCAGTAGCCGCAGCCCAGGGTCAACAGGCTGCAGGGACTCAGCAGAGCGCACAGGTGCAGCCCGCGCAGGCGGCTCAAGCCACTCCCCAGCTAGCCGCCGTGGCAGCAACCAGACCGGGAGCGGTGCTCACTGGCACCACGGTGCAGGTGGCCAGACTG ACACGAGTGCCCACTCAGGTTCAGTCCCAGGCCGGACAGACAGCCCAAGTCACCCTCACGAAGCCTCCTGTGGTCTCTGTGCCAGCTGTGGTGTCGTCTGCCAGTGTCACCACTCTGCCAGTCACGGTGGCAGGCATTAGTGTGGCCATAGGTCAGCCCCAGAAAGCAG GTGGGCCGGTGCTGACGCCGTCCTTCCCACAGATGCAGGTCCAGCAGCTGCTTCAgatgaagaagcagcagcaggcagcagcgGTGCAGGCCGCGGCCGCTGCCCAGCAGAAAGCGGGTCAGGCGCAGCAAGGACAGGCCACTGTCCAGCAGAAG CAGGTGACTGTGCAGGCAGCACAGGCGGCTCAGCAGCCGCAGCAGAAGGTGACCTACGCTACCACTACCCAACTCACGCCGGGCATTAAGACCCAGTTCTTCACTGCATCCTTAACCCAGGCTCAGAAATCTGCCGGAACCCAACAAATCCAG GTGGCTAAGCTCCCACAAATAGTGCAGCAACAATCAACTGTGGCCAATATCCAGCAAATTGTGTCTTCTCCTCAGCAG atccAGCCTCAGACTGTGACTCTGACGCAGGCGGCCACATCGGCGCCCGCTCAGGTGCAGATGATTCCCCCCGGTGCAGCCCAGGTGGTCCAGCAGAAGATCATCCAGCAGCAGGTTGTGACCACAGCCGCCTCGCCACAGATCCAGACGCCTCCTCCCCACAGCCCCGCCCAGCAGCAAACGGCGCCCTCCGCTGCCGAGTCCCCGGCGCAGCAGCCCACCAAGGGTCAAGCTCGCCAGGGAGGCATCCGAGCCAAAACTCCTGCCAAACCCAGCGGCGGGAGCGGCTAA